One part of the Solea senegalensis isolate Sse05_10M unplaced genomic scaffold, IFAPA_SoseM_1 scf7180000017739, whole genome shotgun sequence genome encodes these proteins:
- the ints3 gene encoding integrator complex subunit 3 isoform X1: protein METAPAKAKPQGRLLVSTPLDAKDELEERLERCAGIVQSLTNGMSEREANDALTANVCKGPQQHEEVCLGLFTLVLTEATQAQRCYRDLTLLNRDGMNVILVKINQILMEKFLKLQDVPRTQLVWLVRELVKSGVIGADGVVMTLLKQIAGGDISSKNMWLAENVLDILLDQKEWVLKSGMLIAMSVYTYLRLIVDHGTPNLLPLRQKEVDFCISMLREKFIECVIIGRDLVRLLQNVARIPEMELLWRDLLHNPQVLSPQFTGVLQLLTARTSRKFLACRLTPDMETKLLFMTSRVRFGQQKRYQDWFQKQYLSTAESQSLRCDLIRYICGVVHPSNEVLSSDILPRWAIIGWLLTTCTSNVAASNAKLALFYDWLFFNPEKDSIMNIEPAILVMHHSMKPHPAITATLLDFMCRIIPHFFPPLESQVRQGVCNSLTFIMEKRVLAHLAPLFDNPKLDRELRSMLRERFPEFCSAPSPPTEVKMEENVSLEMDKDEGCYDNTEAAFSDDEEEINNKGKKREFRFHPIKEAVMEEPADMTPWLDQLDETMKEKVLQLQKSSDTEAQCEVMQEIVELILEEDFDTEQMSALASCLAELFKDHFRGDVLPEEITEESLEESVCKPVCLIFRNLVTMQEDNSGLSVLLEMLAELYQKQPKIGYHLLYYLKASKAANGKMVLYEMFAQATALGDLHTCLMMDMKACQEDDIRLLCYLTPSIYSEFPDQTLRSGELLNMIVAVIDSTQLQELMCHVMMGNLVMFRKDSVLNILIQSLDWETFEQYSTWQLFLAHSIPLETIIPILQHLKYKEHPEALSCLLLQLRREKPSEEMVKMVLSRPCHPEDHFTTSILRHWASKYDDTLGEHIKAQLIKNNNQPRKRQSLRSSSSKLAQLTLEQILEHMDNLRLSLSNTKNNFFSQTPILQALQHVQASCDEAHKMRRITSCRFSDLFALAEEYEESQSKPPKSRRKAPASSPRSRKGPAPPTNNEEESASSSASEEEDSKPKAPKRKRKGSSAVGSDSD from the exons ATGGAGACTGCACCGGCGAAGGCGAAGCCGCAGGGCCGCCTGCTGGTGTCCACCCCGCTGGACGCCAAAGACGAGCTGGAGGAG aggttGGAGCGCTGTGCTGGGATCGTCCAGTCTTTGACAAATGGGAtgtcagagagagaggccaACGACGCACTCACTGCTAAT gTGTGTAAAGGTCCACAGCAGCATGAAGAGGTTTGTCTGGGTCTGTTCACACTGGTCCTCACAGAAGCGACGCAGGCTCAGAGG TGTTACAGAGACCTGACTCTGCTCAACAGAGACGGCATGAACGTGATCCTCGTGAAGATCAACCAGATCTTGATGGAGAAGTTCCTCAAGCTGCAGGACGTCCCGAGAACACAG CTGGTGTGGCTGGTCAGAGAGCTGGTGAAGAGCGGGGTGATCGGAGCAGATGGTGTCGTCATGACACTGCTGAAACAGATCGCAG GTGGAGACATCTCCTCTAAGAACATGTGGTTGGCTGAGAACGTCCTGGACATCCTGCTGGACCAGAA GGAGTGGGTGCTGAAGAGCGGGATGCTGATCGCCATGTCCGTCTACACCTACCTGCGCCTGATTGTGGACCATGGAACTCCAAACCTGCTGCCTCTGCGTCAGAAGGAGGTGGACTTCTGCATCAGCATGCTGAGAGAGAAG TTCATAGAGTGTGTGATCATCGGTCGAGATCTGGTTCGTCTGCTGCAGAACGTCGCTCGCATCCCAGAGATGGAGCTGCTGTGGAGAGACCTGCTGCACAACCCACAAGTCCTGAGTCCTCAGTTCACTG gagTCCTTCAGCTGCTCACAGCTCGAACATCCAGAAAGTTCCTGGCCTGTCGACTCACACCGGACATGGAGACCAAGCTGTTGTTCATGACCTCCagg GTGCGTTTCGGGCAGCAGAAGCGGTACCAGGACTGGTTCCAGAAACAGTACCTGTCCACAGCGGAGAGCCAGTCTCTGCGCTGCGACCTCATCCGTTACATCTGCGGCGTCGTCCATCCGTCCAACGAGGTGCTGAGCTCTGACATCCTGCCTCGCTGGGCTATCATTGGCTGGCTGCTCACCACCTGCACG TCAAACGTGGCGGCCTCCAACGCCAAACTGGCACTCTTCTATGATTGGCTGTTCTTCAATCCAGAGAAAGACAGCATCATGAATATAG aacCAGCCATCCTGGTGATGCATCACTCCATGAAGCCTCATCCTGCCATCACTGCCACACTGCTGGACTTCATGTGcagg ATCATCCCTCACTTCTTTCCTCCTCTGGAGTCTCAGGTCCGTCAGGGCGTCTGTAACTCGCTCACCTTCATCATGGAGAAGAGAGTGCTGGC TCACCTCGCTCCACTCTTTGATAATCCCAAATTGGACCGAGAACTTCGATCGATGCTCAGAGAGAGATTCCCTGAGTTCTGCAGCGCCCCCTCACCACCAACTGAAG TGAAAATGGAGGAGAACGTGTCTTTAGAGATGGACAAGGACGAGggttgctatgacaacactgAGGCTGCCTTCAGCGACGATGAGGAGGAAATCAACAACAAAG gAAAGAAACGTGAGTTCAGGTTTCATCCGATCAAAGAGGCTGTGATGGAGGAACCAGCTGACATGACGCCCTGGCTCGACCAGTTAGACGAGACCATGAAGGAGAaggtgctgcagctgcagaagagCAG CGACACAGAGGCTCAGTGTGAGGTGATGCAGGAGATCGTGGAGCTGATTCTCGAG GAGGACTTTGACACAGAGCAGATGTCGGCTCTGGCTTCTTGTCTTGCTGAACTGTTCAAAGATCATTTCAGAGGAGACGTCCTGCCAGAGGAGATCACTGAGGA gtccCTGGAGGAGTCCGTGTGTAAACCCGTGTGTCTGATCTTCAGGAACCTGGTCACCATGCAGGAGGACAACAGCGGCCTCTCTGTTCTTCTGGAGATGTTGGCAGAACTTTACCAGAAGCAGCCAAAGATCGGATATCACCTGCTGTACTACCTCAAAGCCAG caaaGCGGCGAACGGGAAGATGGTTCTGTACGAGATGTTTGCTCAGGCGACGGCGCTCGGCGACCTGCACACGTGTCTGATGATGGACATGAAGGCGTGTCAGGAAGATGACATCAGACTGTTGTGTTACCTCACACCGTCTATATACTCTGAG tttcCAGATCAAACATTAAGAAGTGGTGAGCTGCTCAACATGATCGTCGCTGTCATCGATTCCACGCAG ttACAGGAGCTGATGTGTCATGTGATGATGGGAAACCTGGTGATGTTCAGGAAAGACTCGGTTCTCAACATCCTCA TTCAGTCTCTGGACTGGGAAACCTTTGAACAGTACAGTACGTGGCAGCTCTTCCTGGCTCACAGTATTCCTCTGGAAACCATCATCCCCATCCTGCAGCACCTTAAGTAcaaag AACATCCTGAGGCCTtgtcatgtttgctgctgcagcttcggagagaaaa GCCCTCTGAGGAGATGGTGAAGATGGTCCTGAGTCGTCCCTGTCACCCCGAGGACCATTTCACCACTAGCATTCTGAGACACTGGGCGTCCAAATACGATGACACGCTGGGAGAACACATCAAAGCTCAGCTGATCAAGAACAACAACCAGCCACGCAagagacagag tctccGCAGCTCCAGCAGTAAACTGGCTCAGCTGACTCTGGAGCAGATCCTGGAACACATGGACAAtctgagactgagtctgagcaacaccaaaaacaact tcttcAGTCAGACTCCGATTCTTCAGGCTCTTCAGCACGTTCAGGCGAGTTGTGATGAAGCTCACAAGATGAG acgCATCACTTCCTGCAGGTTCAGCGACTTGTTCGCGTTGGCCGAAGAATACGAAGAATCGCAGTCCAAGCCGCCCAAGTCTCGGCGTAAAGCTCCCGCCTCCTCGCCGCGCTCCAGGAAAGGACCGGCTCCGCCCACGAACAATGAGGAGGAGAGCGCCTCCAGCAGTGCTTCA gaggaagaagacTCGAAGCCCAAAGCTcccaagaggaagaggaaaggatCGTCGGCCGTCGGCTCGGACAGTGACTGA
- the ints3 gene encoding integrator complex subunit 3 isoform X2: METAPAKAKPQGRLLVSTPLDAKDELEERLERCAGIVQSLTNGMSEREANDALTANVCKGPQQHEEVCLGLFTLVLTEATQAQRCYRDLTLLNRDGMNVILVKINQILMEKFLKLQDVPRTQLVWLVRELVKSGVIGADGVVMTLLKQIAGGDISSKNMWLAENVLDILLDQKEWVLKSGMLIAMSVYTYLRLIVDHGTPNLLPLRQKEVDFCISMLREKFIECVIIGRDLVRLLQNVARIPEMELLWRDLLHNPQVLSPQFTGVLQLLTARTSRKFLACRLTPDMETKLLFMTSRVRFGQQKRYQDWFQKQYLSTAESQSLRCDLIRYICGVVHPSNEVLSSDILPRWAIIGWLLTTCTSNVAASNAKLALFYDWLFFNPEKDSIMNIEPAILVMHHSMKPHPAITATLLDFMCRIIPHFFPPLESQVRQGVCNSLTFIMEKRVLAHLAPLFDNPKLDRELRSMLRERFPEFCSAPSPPTEVKMEENVSLEMDKDEGCYDNTEAAFSDDEEEINNKGKKREFRFHPIKEAVMEEPADMTPWLDQLDETMKEKVLQLQKSSDTEAQCEVMQEIVELILEEDFDTEQMSALASCLAELFKDHFRGDVLPEEITEESLEESVCKPVCLIFRNLVTMQEDNSGLSVLLEMLAELYQKQPKIGYHLLYYLKASKAANGKMVLYEMFAQATALGDLHTCLMMDMKACQEDDIRLLCYLTPSIYSEFPDQTLRSGELLNMIVAVIDSTQLQELMCHVMMGNLVMFRKDSVLNILIQSLDWETFEQYSTWQLFLAHSIPLETIIPILQHLKYKEHPEALSCLLLQLRREKPSEEMVKMVLSRPCHPEDHFTTSILRHWASKYDDTLGEHIKAQLIKNNNQPRKRQSLRSSSSKLAQLTLEQILEHMDNLRLSLSNTKNNFFSQTPILQALQHVQASCDEAHKMRFSDLFALAEEYEESQSKPPKSRRKAPASSPRSRKGPAPPTNNEEESASSSASEEEDSKPKAPKRKRKGSSAVGSDSD, from the exons ATGGAGACTGCACCGGCGAAGGCGAAGCCGCAGGGCCGCCTGCTGGTGTCCACCCCGCTGGACGCCAAAGACGAGCTGGAGGAG aggttGGAGCGCTGTGCTGGGATCGTCCAGTCTTTGACAAATGGGAtgtcagagagagaggccaACGACGCACTCACTGCTAAT gTGTGTAAAGGTCCACAGCAGCATGAAGAGGTTTGTCTGGGTCTGTTCACACTGGTCCTCACAGAAGCGACGCAGGCTCAGAGG TGTTACAGAGACCTGACTCTGCTCAACAGAGACGGCATGAACGTGATCCTCGTGAAGATCAACCAGATCTTGATGGAGAAGTTCCTCAAGCTGCAGGACGTCCCGAGAACACAG CTGGTGTGGCTGGTCAGAGAGCTGGTGAAGAGCGGGGTGATCGGAGCAGATGGTGTCGTCATGACACTGCTGAAACAGATCGCAG GTGGAGACATCTCCTCTAAGAACATGTGGTTGGCTGAGAACGTCCTGGACATCCTGCTGGACCAGAA GGAGTGGGTGCTGAAGAGCGGGATGCTGATCGCCATGTCCGTCTACACCTACCTGCGCCTGATTGTGGACCATGGAACTCCAAACCTGCTGCCTCTGCGTCAGAAGGAGGTGGACTTCTGCATCAGCATGCTGAGAGAGAAG TTCATAGAGTGTGTGATCATCGGTCGAGATCTGGTTCGTCTGCTGCAGAACGTCGCTCGCATCCCAGAGATGGAGCTGCTGTGGAGAGACCTGCTGCACAACCCACAAGTCCTGAGTCCTCAGTTCACTG gagTCCTTCAGCTGCTCACAGCTCGAACATCCAGAAAGTTCCTGGCCTGTCGACTCACACCGGACATGGAGACCAAGCTGTTGTTCATGACCTCCagg GTGCGTTTCGGGCAGCAGAAGCGGTACCAGGACTGGTTCCAGAAACAGTACCTGTCCACAGCGGAGAGCCAGTCTCTGCGCTGCGACCTCATCCGTTACATCTGCGGCGTCGTCCATCCGTCCAACGAGGTGCTGAGCTCTGACATCCTGCCTCGCTGGGCTATCATTGGCTGGCTGCTCACCACCTGCACG TCAAACGTGGCGGCCTCCAACGCCAAACTGGCACTCTTCTATGATTGGCTGTTCTTCAATCCAGAGAAAGACAGCATCATGAATATAG aacCAGCCATCCTGGTGATGCATCACTCCATGAAGCCTCATCCTGCCATCACTGCCACACTGCTGGACTTCATGTGcagg ATCATCCCTCACTTCTTTCCTCCTCTGGAGTCTCAGGTCCGTCAGGGCGTCTGTAACTCGCTCACCTTCATCATGGAGAAGAGAGTGCTGGC TCACCTCGCTCCACTCTTTGATAATCCCAAATTGGACCGAGAACTTCGATCGATGCTCAGAGAGAGATTCCCTGAGTTCTGCAGCGCCCCCTCACCACCAACTGAAG TGAAAATGGAGGAGAACGTGTCTTTAGAGATGGACAAGGACGAGggttgctatgacaacactgAGGCTGCCTTCAGCGACGATGAGGAGGAAATCAACAACAAAG gAAAGAAACGTGAGTTCAGGTTTCATCCGATCAAAGAGGCTGTGATGGAGGAACCAGCTGACATGACGCCCTGGCTCGACCAGTTAGACGAGACCATGAAGGAGAaggtgctgcagctgcagaagagCAG CGACACAGAGGCTCAGTGTGAGGTGATGCAGGAGATCGTGGAGCTGATTCTCGAG GAGGACTTTGACACAGAGCAGATGTCGGCTCTGGCTTCTTGTCTTGCTGAACTGTTCAAAGATCATTTCAGAGGAGACGTCCTGCCAGAGGAGATCACTGAGGA gtccCTGGAGGAGTCCGTGTGTAAACCCGTGTGTCTGATCTTCAGGAACCTGGTCACCATGCAGGAGGACAACAGCGGCCTCTCTGTTCTTCTGGAGATGTTGGCAGAACTTTACCAGAAGCAGCCAAAGATCGGATATCACCTGCTGTACTACCTCAAAGCCAG caaaGCGGCGAACGGGAAGATGGTTCTGTACGAGATGTTTGCTCAGGCGACGGCGCTCGGCGACCTGCACACGTGTCTGATGATGGACATGAAGGCGTGTCAGGAAGATGACATCAGACTGTTGTGTTACCTCACACCGTCTATATACTCTGAG tttcCAGATCAAACATTAAGAAGTGGTGAGCTGCTCAACATGATCGTCGCTGTCATCGATTCCACGCAG ttACAGGAGCTGATGTGTCATGTGATGATGGGAAACCTGGTGATGTTCAGGAAAGACTCGGTTCTCAACATCCTCA TTCAGTCTCTGGACTGGGAAACCTTTGAACAGTACAGTACGTGGCAGCTCTTCCTGGCTCACAGTATTCCTCTGGAAACCATCATCCCCATCCTGCAGCACCTTAAGTAcaaag AACATCCTGAGGCCTtgtcatgtttgctgctgcagcttcggagagaaaa GCCCTCTGAGGAGATGGTGAAGATGGTCCTGAGTCGTCCCTGTCACCCCGAGGACCATTTCACCACTAGCATTCTGAGACACTGGGCGTCCAAATACGATGACACGCTGGGAGAACACATCAAAGCTCAGCTGATCAAGAACAACAACCAGCCACGCAagagacagag tctccGCAGCTCCAGCAGTAAACTGGCTCAGCTGACTCTGGAGCAGATCCTGGAACACATGGACAAtctgagactgagtctgagcaacaccaaaaacaact tcttcAGTCAGACTCCGATTCTTCAGGCTCTTCAGCACGTTCAGGCGAGTTGTGATGAAGCTCACAAGATGAG GTTCAGCGACTTGTTCGCGTTGGCCGAAGAATACGAAGAATCGCAGTCCAAGCCGCCCAAGTCTCGGCGTAAAGCTCCCGCCTCCTCGCCGCGCTCCAGGAAAGGACCGGCTCCGCCCACGAACAATGAGGAGGAGAGCGCCTCCAGCAGTGCTTCA gaggaagaagacTCGAAGCCCAAAGCTcccaagaggaagaggaaaggatCGTCGGCCGTCGGCTCGGACAGTGACTGA